A single window of Desulfomonilaceae bacterium DNA harbors:
- a CDS encoding DUF6178 family protein, translating to MKNSEYMDDDLQIVSGVDKLSLENKLDLFARLSPRGRQEFIQNLSYPGELIRRISEKEMYFTIKSIGIDDATYLLSLTTSKQLIYILDLELWKKDTPDSEAANCWLEKLVDLGEDKLFQFLQTSDPELVISLINLLVKVKVVKSDLDFTEQINSLPSFTLDSIYFIEFLDYSHKDAIERLLTGIFRWSDHYYFNLMQYLTSSDLVEIQNLALRWRSGRLADHGFPDFEESQEIYRYLSPKAISMEVQENSRESNGEITVGTFIDYPLKIALKRNFFERCWNLIPSRSIQDRISLELSHVANKIMIADVKEPGNLEHLIDSLKKASGYINIALENISKLDIGKGSLILTANHMELLFRVGYSLILDLRTQADDFVRLYEGGPENLGYPLSVLLKGLFAKRPFFVETFISEEKIRNFETSEDLYFIRKLLDRNLVQDLWESI from the coding sequence ATGAAAAATAGTGAGTATATGGATGATGATCTGCAAATTGTCAGCGGTGTTGACAAACTGTCTCTTGAGAATAAGCTTGATCTCTTTGCAAGACTCTCACCGAGGGGACGTCAGGAATTTATTCAGAATCTTAGTTACCCGGGTGAATTGATTCGACGCATTTCTGAAAAAGAAATGTATTTTACTATCAAGAGTATTGGAATCGATGATGCTACTTATCTTTTAAGCCTGACGACTTCAAAGCAACTAATTTATATTCTGGATCTCGAACTCTGGAAGAAAGATACACCGGATTCTGAAGCTGCAAATTGTTGGTTGGAAAAACTTGTTGATTTAGGAGAAGACAAGCTTTTCCAATTTCTCCAGACATCAGATCCGGAATTGGTGATTTCCTTAATTAATTTGTTGGTTAAAGTGAAAGTCGTTAAATCAGATCTCGATTTTACCGAACAGATAAATTCTTTGCCTTCGTTCACATTGGACAGCATCTATTTTATTGAATTCCTGGATTATTCTCATAAAGATGCAATTGAGCGATTGCTTACAGGCATTTTTAGATGGAGTGATCATTATTATTTTAATCTCATGCAATATTTGACATCGTCAGATTTGGTAGAGATACAGAATCTGGCTCTCAGATGGAGATCAGGACGCCTTGCTGATCATGGCTTTCCGGATTTTGAAGAGTCTCAAGAAATATACCGTTATCTCTCTCCAAAAGCTATCTCGATGGAAGTTCAGGAAAATTCGAGAGAAAGTAATGGTGAAATTACTGTAGGAACATTTATTGATTATCCTCTGAAAATAGCTTTGAAACGAAATTTTTTTGAACGCTGCTGGAACTTAATTCCTAGTCGGTCAATTCAAGACAGGATTTCTCTGGAATTATCGCACGTCGCTAATAAAATAATGATAGCGGACGTCAAAGAGCCTGGGAATCTTGAACACTTGATAGATAGTCTGAAAAAAGCTTCGGGTTATATAAATATAGCTTTGGAAAATATTTCAAAACTGGATATTGGAAAGGGAAGCTTAATCTTAACAGCGAATCACATGGAGCTTTTATTTAGGGTGGGGTATAGTCTTATCCTGGATTTAAGGACACAGGCTGATGATTTTGTGCGATTATACGAAGGTGGGCCGGAAAATCTTGGATATCCTTTGTCGGTTTTACTTAAAGGCCTCTTTGCAAAAAGGCCCTTTTTTGTTGAGACCTTTATTTCGGAAGAAAAGATTCGAAATTTTGAAACATCAGAAGATCTCTATTTCATTCGTAAGTTATTAGATAGGAACTTAGTTCAGGATTTGTGGGAATCAATCTAA
- a CDS encoding methylenetetrahydrofolate reductase produces the protein MSDEFKSGSNLERVLKSGTFAVTGECGPPRGADAQVIRTKCKLLKNKADAFNITDNQTSVVRMSSISSAVIMIQEGMEPVMQMVCRDRNRIAIQSDILGGAALGVKNMLCLSGDHQRFGDHPPAKNVFDLDSIQLINTVKIMRDEGKFLSGDEIKGVPKLFIGAAANPFADPFEIRAPRLGKKVAAGVDFVQTQCIFNLKKFEDWMKQVVDMGLHEKVYILGGVTPFKSFGMARYMANNVPGMDVPDELLQRMKNTPKEKQAEEGITIAVETIKRLQEIKGIAGVHIMAIEWEEKVGEIAEKAGLLPRPTL, from the coding sequence ATGAGCGATGAATTTAAATCAGGCAGCAACCTAGAGAGGGTCTTAAAATCAGGGACTTTCGCAGTTACTGGAGAGTGTGGTCCGCCGCGGGGAGCGGATGCGCAAGTAATCCGCACGAAATGCAAACTCCTTAAGAATAAAGCCGATGCTTTCAATATAACTGATAATCAAACTTCAGTTGTCCGTATGTCTTCTATTTCCTCTGCGGTAATTATGATACAGGAGGGAATGGAACCTGTCATGCAGATGGTTTGTAGAGATCGGAATCGAATTGCCATACAGAGTGATATCCTTGGGGGAGCCGCCCTGGGGGTAAAAAATATGCTCTGCCTTTCCGGAGATCATCAAAGATTCGGGGATCATCCTCCAGCCAAAAACGTCTTTGATTTGGATTCAATCCAACTCATAAATACCGTTAAAATTATGCGTGATGAAGGTAAATTTCTTAGCGGGGATGAAATTAAAGGAGTTCCAAAACTATTTATTGGAGCTGCCGCTAATCCTTTCGCCGATCCTTTTGAAATTAGAGCCCCTAGACTCGGTAAAAAAGTTGCAGCCGGTGTCGATTTTGTTCAGACCCAGTGTATATTCAACTTGAAAAAATTTGAAGACTGGATGAAGCAAGTAGTTGATATGGGGTTGCACGAAAAAGTTTATATACTCGGAGGAGTTACCCCGTTCAAAAGTTTCGGTATGGCTCGATATATGGCTAACAATGTTCCTGGAATGGATGTCCCGGATGAATTGCTGCAGCGGATGAAAAATACGCCTAAAGAAAAGCAGGCTGAAGAAGGTATAACTATTGCTGTAGAAACCATCAAACGGCTTCAGGAAATTAAAGGTATTGCCGGTGTTCACATTATGGCTATTGAATGGGAAGAAAAAGTAGGGGAAATAGCTGAAAAAGCTGGTTTACTCCCAAGACCTACCCTCTAA
- a CDS encoding response regulator: METNLKEFTEAAKVLIVDDEKDFSDILFRVVKQAGFTALVANDGTMALDMIHSGLPDIVLLDIRMPGTDGFDVIRQIKEREEYSDIPIIFISASTEVKQRVEGLKLGAVDFITKPIDHEELLVRVQTHLEMSRLRARLENQTADLQLANEKLRNEISERKRLETERLEIERKVLHAQKLESLGVMAGGIAHDFNNLLMVVLGNLGLALEDLPLDSEARQDVENAIQAAERSAELSRQMLIYTGSILNSPVALDLNEWLNRNSVLLKLGVSEQVTLNLAIGNALPPIRVDADQIQRLIMNILINASEAIGDKNGEVRLSTGVMDGNEGYLSHSRVEIKPEPGRFVFLDISDTGCGMDLETLRKVFDPFFTTKFTGRGLGLAEALGIVKGHRGALIVDSQIGKGTSVRVLFPALQEAQATSVQVTDIVETKVPGLDTINRRKTILLVDDETEVRNLTVRRLGVLGYDTITSVDGEDGVSVFRERLNEIDLVILDFTMPRMNGVEAFGELIRIKPDVKVILSSGYTEDVILQSFPDRRPASILRKPYDMNILKAELDRVLGANG, translated from the coding sequence ATGGAAACTAATCTGAAGGAGTTCACTGAAGCCGCCAAAGTCCTTATCGTAGACGATGAAAAAGACTTTAGCGATATTCTTTTCCGCGTCGTGAAACAGGCGGGTTTTACTGCGCTGGTAGCTAATGATGGAACGATGGCCCTGGATATGATCCATTCTGGTCTGCCGGACATTGTGCTCTTGGACATCCGAATGCCTGGGACTGATGGGTTTGATGTTATCCGGCAAATCAAGGAGCGGGAAGAGTATAGCGATATCCCGATCATATTCATCAGCGCGTCCACAGAAGTGAAACAGCGGGTAGAAGGCTTGAAGCTCGGCGCTGTAGATTTCATCACCAAGCCTATCGATCATGAAGAGTTGCTGGTTCGTGTCCAAACCCACCTGGAAATGAGTCGATTGCGTGCTCGTCTTGAAAATCAGACGGCCGATTTACAACTGGCCAACGAAAAGCTCAGGAATGAAATTTCTGAGCGCAAAAGGTTGGAGACTGAACGGCTGGAGATCGAGCGAAAGGTTCTACATGCTCAGAAACTCGAGAGTCTCGGTGTTATGGCCGGGGGAATAGCCCACGATTTTAACAATCTGCTGATGGTAGTTTTGGGTAACCTTGGTCTTGCTCTCGAGGATCTGCCTTTGGATTCCGAGGCACGGCAGGATGTCGAAAATGCAATTCAGGCGGCTGAACGTTCAGCGGAATTATCGAGACAGATGCTGATATACACGGGCAGTATATTGAATTCCCCGGTGGCTTTGGATCTCAACGAATGGTTGAACAGAAACAGCGTCCTGTTGAAATTGGGTGTTTCCGAACAAGTCACTCTCAACTTGGCAATCGGCAACGCGCTTCCACCGATTAGAGTGGATGCGGATCAAATACAACGCTTGATTATGAACATTCTGATCAACGCCTCTGAGGCGATTGGGGACAAGAACGGTGAGGTTAGACTTTCTACAGGAGTCATGGATGGCAATGAAGGGTATCTGAGCCATAGCCGCGTTGAAATAAAGCCTGAACCAGGTCGGTTCGTCTTTTTGGACATTTCAGATACTGGTTGCGGAATGGACTTAGAGACGCTGCGCAAGGTTTTTGATCCCTTCTTCACAACAAAGTTCACTGGTCGTGGCCTTGGATTGGCCGAAGCGCTGGGGATAGTAAAGGGGCACCGTGGAGCATTAATTGTGGACAGTCAGATTGGGAAGGGAACTTCAGTCCGTGTTCTATTTCCTGCGTTGCAAGAGGCTCAGGCGACTTCTGTTCAGGTCACGGACATAGTTGAAACTAAGGTTCCAGGGCTCGACACCATTAATCGACGAAAAACTATTCTGTTAGTTGATGACGAGACAGAGGTTCGTAATCTTACTGTCAGGCGTTTAGGCGTCTTGGGCTATGACACGATTACCTCTGTGGATGGGGAGGACGGAGTCAGCGTTTTCCGGGAACGATTGAATGAAATAGATCTGGTGATACTCGACTTTACAATGCCGAGAATGAATGGAGTTGAAGCTTTCGGGGAACTCATACGGATCAAACCGGATGTTAAGGTGATCCTTAGCAGTGGTTACACTGAGGATGTCATACTACAGAGCTTTCCCGACCGACGCCCTGCTAGTATTTTGCGCAAACCATATGATATGAATATCCTCAAAGCGGAACTCGATCGAGTGTTAGGAGCCAATGGATGA
- a CDS encoding methylenetetrahydrofolate reductase C-terminal domain-containing protein, whose amino-acid sequence MVIGERKPFDEIMKMLEGVKKIAVMGCGGCVTVCLTGGQDEVRVLSSQLRMARDKEGNPIEIIEKTLERQCDPEYVELAEGIASEVEVILSMACGAGVQFMAERYKDVPIYPALNTTFVGGSKKEGYYVERCQTCGECKLYFTGGICPIARCSKSLLNGPCGGSTKGKCEIDPEVDCAWQLILDRLKSLNQMDRYNAMMPINDWRTNRDGGPRKMIREDFQR is encoded by the coding sequence ATGGTTATAGGTGAAAGAAAACCCTTCGATGAAATAATGAAAATGTTGGAGGGTGTTAAAAAGATTGCCGTTATGGGTTGCGGCGGATGTGTGACCGTATGTCTCACAGGGGGGCAGGATGAAGTCCGGGTTTTATCCAGTCAGTTGAGAATGGCTCGCGATAAAGAAGGCAACCCAATAGAAATTATCGAAAAGACGCTCGAGAGGCAGTGCGACCCAGAGTATGTTGAACTAGCGGAAGGCATCGCTTCGGAAGTAGAAGTCATACTGTCCATGGCTTGCGGAGCAGGTGTTCAGTTTATGGCCGAAAGGTACAAAGATGTTCCCATCTATCCTGCTTTGAACACGACCTTTGTCGGTGGTTCAAAAAAGGAAGGTTACTATGTTGAGAGATGCCAGACCTGTGGTGAATGCAAATTGTATTTCACAGGCGGAATATGTCCGATTGCGAGATGTTCAAAGAGTCTTCTAAACGGTCCGTGCGGCGGTTCAACGAAAGGAAAATGTGAAATTGACCCGGAAGTAGATTGCGCATGGCAGCTCATACTGGATCGACTCAAATCCCTTAACCAGATGGATCGTTACAACGCTATGATGCCAATTAATGATTGGCGGACCAACAGAGACGGAGGTCCTCGTAAGATGATCAGGGAGGATTTTCAAAGATGA
- a CDS encoding 6-phosphofructokinase, translating into MEKLTGKAIIAMGGGPTAVINQSLVGAVLQARQYPHITQFYGAFRGVEGLVNEEFVNLTEATRHNLEMVALTPGAGIRSTRVKPDEEYCQRIFNVCKAHGIHYFFYIGGNDSAETCRIVNKFAMDAGYELRVTHVPKTIDNDLRVTDHCPGYGSAAKFVAQAFMGVNLDNRSLPGVYIGVVMGRHAGFLTAASVFARKYHDDGPHLIYVPERAFDSEEFLASVDATYNEFGRVVVAVSEGIKDSSGNTVAASLLKNLEKDAHGNIQLSGNTSLGDALAELVKKRLNIKRVRSDTFGYLQRSFLGCVSAVDANEAREVGERAVQIAAWHRIDGSITIERVGDYGVRYNLTPLADVAKETKSMPDEFIRGANNVTDEFKMYARPLLGELPVYDRIQAPIVDKLIK; encoded by the coding sequence ATGGAAAAATTAACAGGTAAGGCTATTATTGCTATGGGAGGCGGTCCTACTGCAGTAATAAACCAATCTTTAGTCGGAGCGGTCCTTCAAGCTAGGCAGTATCCTCATATTACACAGTTCTACGGCGCGTTCCGTGGAGTAGAAGGGTTAGTAAACGAAGAATTCGTAAACTTAACCGAGGCCACCAGACATAATCTGGAAATGGTAGCTCTAACTCCCGGAGCCGGAATCAGAAGCACGAGAGTCAAGCCGGATGAGGAATATTGCCAACGAATTTTTAATGTATGTAAGGCTCATGGCATTCACTACTTTTTTTATATAGGTGGCAACGACTCAGCCGAAACCTGCAGAATAGTCAACAAATTCGCTATGGACGCCGGATATGAATTGCGGGTTACTCATGTTCCGAAAACAATTGATAATGATCTGCGAGTTACTGACCATTGTCCAGGTTATGGTTCAGCGGCGAAATTCGTGGCGCAGGCTTTCATGGGAGTCAATTTGGACAATCGATCACTCCCAGGAGTATATATTGGAGTGGTCATGGGTCGTCACGCGGGTTTTCTTACTGCGGCGTCTGTTTTTGCACGGAAGTACCATGATGATGGTCCACATCTAATCTATGTGCCTGAGCGAGCATTTGATTCTGAAGAATTCCTGGCTAGTGTGGACGCGACTTATAATGAATTTGGAAGAGTCGTGGTAGCAGTATCCGAAGGTATAAAAGACTCATCCGGAAATACCGTAGCCGCAAGTTTGCTGAAGAATTTAGAAAAGGACGCGCATGGCAATATTCAGTTGTCCGGCAATACATCCTTGGGTGACGCTTTGGCTGAATTGGTCAAGAAACGTTTAAATATTAAAAGAGTGCGTTCCGACACATTTGGGTATCTTCAACGTTCATTCCTTGGATGTGTAAGCGCTGTTGACGCGAATGAGGCTAGAGAGGTCGGAGAAAGAGCAGTTCAAATCGCTGCATGGCACCGGATTGACGGCTCAATTACAATTGAAAGAGTTGGAGACTACGGGGTACGCTACAACTTAACCCCATTGGCTGATGTTGCGAAAGAAACCAAAAGCATGCCGGATGAATTCATAAGAGGCGCAAATAATGTTACAGATGAATTTAAAATGTACGCTCGTCCCTTGTTGGGAGAACTTCCTGTCTACGATAGAATCCAGGCTCCTATAGTGGATAAACTTATTAAATAA
- the tadA gene encoding tRNA adenosine(34) deaminase TadA, translating into MPRSGKRNELFFMKTALIMAKKAYSLGETPVGAIIVKNDRIIGSGYNRVETDHDPTAHAEIVALRKATRAARDWRLIGTTIYVTLEPCIMCAAALLNARIERVMFGAWDSRFGAFGSLFDLSHDPRYNHEIEITSGIMNKETAALLRDFFRERRLKTTGR; encoded by the coding sequence TTGCCAAGATCAGGGAAACGGAATGAACTTTTTTTCATGAAAACCGCCCTAATCATGGCTAAAAAAGCCTACAGCCTGGGGGAAACTCCGGTAGGGGCGATAATTGTCAAAAACGACAGAATAATTGGGTCCGGTTATAACAGAGTTGAGACCGATCATGATCCTACTGCTCATGCGGAAATAGTAGCTTTAAGAAAAGCCACAAGGGCGGCAAGGGATTGGAGATTGATCGGAACAACAATTTATGTTACTTTAGAACCCTGTATCATGTGCGCGGCGGCGCTTTTAAACGCTCGGATCGAACGGGTCATGTTCGGAGCGTGGGACAGCCGATTCGGAGCATTTGGCAGCCTTTTTGATCTATCCCACGATCCTAGATATAACCATGAAATAGAGATTACATCAGGAATTATGAACAAAGAAACGGCTGCGCTATTACGCGACTTTTTTCGTGAGCGACGTTTAAAAACCACCGGCAGATGA
- a CDS encoding hydrogenase iron-sulfur subunit yields MPEFEPIVVAFCCHYCAYGAADLAGSMRLEYPTNIRIIRLPCTGKVTPIFLLRAFEKGADGVYVAGCLEGDCHFIQGNLVAKPRVNYTKKLIQEVGLEPERLEMFNMSAAMGPRFAEVAREFVERIKQLGPSPLNKKFHIQSDAA; encoded by the coding sequence ATGCCAGAGTTTGAGCCTATAGTAGTGGCCTTTTGTTGCCATTATTGCGCCTACGGCGCAGCCGATTTAGCGGGAAGCATGCGGTTGGAATACCCTACTAACATACGCATTATTCGCCTTCCCTGCACCGGGAAGGTAACCCCTATTTTCCTTTTGCGAGCTTTTGAAAAAGGCGCTGACGGTGTCTATGTCGCTGGATGTCTTGAGGGAGACTGTCATTTTATCCAGGGAAACCTCGTCGCCAAACCAAGAGTTAACTATACGAAAAAACTTATTCAAGAAGTTGGTTTGGAACCCGAAAGACTGGAAATGTTCAACATGAGCGCAGCCATGGGGCCTCGTTTTGCAGAAGTAGCTCGTGAATTTGTAGAGAGGATAAAACAGTTAGGTCCGAGCCCTCTGAATAAGAAGTTTCATATTCAGAGTGACGCCGCTTAA
- the ilvD gene encoding dihydroxy-acid dehydratase, with protein sequence MRSDLMKKGLTRAPSRALLKAMGFTDEEIGKPLIGVVNSANEVVPGHIHLDLIADAVKAGVRIAGGTPMEFPTIGVCDGLAMGHEGMKYSLASRELIADSIEIMAMAHAFDGLVLIPNCDKIVPGMLMAALRLNIPAIIVSGGPMLAGRFCGEKVDLITVFEAVGKVSADKMSCEELSELENEACPGCGSCAGMFTANSMNCLTEALGLGLPGNGTIPAVHAERIRLAKRAGMSIMNLVSKEIRPRDIATKEAFENAIAVDMALGCSTNTVLHLPAIGKEAKQDIDLRLFDEISSRTPHICSLSPAGTHHLEDLHAAGGIQAVLKELLEAGLANPNVLTVTGDYLGQTLLKAAVRFPEIIRPLDHPYHEQGGIAILYGNLAPEGAVVKQSAVSEEMLRNKGRAKVYDSEEAAVEEILLGKIEPGTVVVIRYEGPKGGPGMREMLNPTSALAGMGLDRTVCLITDGRFSGGTRGAAIGHVSPEAAHGGPIAMVKNGDEIIIDIPNKKIDLNVTAEELEKRREQWRSPEPKIKEGYLARYASLVGSAAQGAVFR encoded by the coding sequence GTGCGTAGTGATTTAATGAAAAAGGGTTTGACCAGAGCCCCCTCAAGAGCCTTGCTCAAGGCAATGGGATTTACTGACGAAGAAATAGGCAAGCCATTAATTGGAGTGGTAAATTCGGCTAATGAAGTAGTGCCTGGTCATATACATCTGGATCTTATAGCTGACGCGGTCAAGGCAGGGGTCAGAATTGCCGGTGGAACACCAATGGAGTTTCCGACAATCGGCGTTTGTGATGGTTTGGCTATGGGACATGAAGGCATGAAGTACTCTCTGGCTTCTAGAGAGCTGATAGCGGATTCAATAGAAATCATGGCGATGGCTCATGCTTTTGATGGACTGGTTCTGATCCCCAACTGTGATAAAATTGTCCCTGGAATGTTGATGGCGGCCTTAAGACTTAATATTCCGGCCATTATAGTTAGTGGGGGCCCCATGCTCGCCGGTAGATTTTGTGGTGAAAAAGTTGACTTGATAACAGTATTTGAGGCGGTAGGAAAAGTGTCAGCGGACAAAATGTCCTGTGAAGAGCTGTCCGAACTTGAAAATGAAGCCTGCCCAGGTTGTGGATCGTGCGCAGGGATGTTTACGGCTAATTCCATGAATTGCCTCACTGAAGCGCTTGGACTAGGTCTACCAGGTAATGGAACGATCCCAGCAGTTCATGCCGAAAGGATCAGATTGGCCAAGAGAGCTGGTATGAGCATTATGAATCTGGTTTCGAAGGAAATTCGTCCTAGAGACATAGCTACCAAAGAGGCGTTTGAAAACGCGATTGCTGTGGACATGGCTTTGGGATGCTCTACGAATACGGTCTTGCATCTTCCCGCCATCGGTAAAGAAGCGAAACAGGACATAGATTTAAGATTGTTCGATGAAATTAGCTCCAGGACTCCGCACATCTGCTCACTCTCCCCTGCGGGCACGCATCATCTCGAGGATCTTCATGCGGCTGGAGGAATCCAGGCGGTTTTGAAAGAACTGTTAGAAGCCGGGCTTGCCAATCCAAATGTGCTGACAGTCACTGGAGATTATTTGGGACAGACTTTATTAAAAGCAGCAGTTCGCTTCCCTGAAATAATAAGACCATTAGACCATCCTTACCATGAGCAAGGAGGTATAGCGATTCTATATGGAAATCTGGCGCCCGAGGGGGCAGTGGTAAAACAATCCGCCGTTTCTGAGGAAATGCTTCGAAATAAAGGTCGAGCTAAAGTTTATGACTCGGAAGAAGCGGCGGTCGAGGAAATTCTGTTGGGTAAAATTGAACCCGGAACTGTAGTCGTTATCAGGTATGAAGGACCTAAAGGAGGTCCAGGAATGCGGGAAATGCTGAACCCTACATCTGCGCTTGCTGGGATGGGACTGGATAGGACAGTATGTCTGATCACAGATGGACGCTTCAGTGGTGGAACACGCGGAGCTGCGATTGGTCATGTATCTCCGGAAGCGGCTCATGGTGGTCCCATAGCCATGGTAAAGAATGGAGACGAAATAATCATAGACATACCGAACAAGAAAATTGATTTGAATGTCACGGCTGAAGAGCTTGAAAAACGTAGAGAACAGTGGAGATCGCCCGAACCTAAAATTAAAGAAGGATATTTAGCGAGATACGCCTCTCTTGTGGGTTCCGCCGCTCAAGGGGCGGTCTTTAGATAG